A genome region from Neisseria meningitidis includes the following:
- the cas2 gene encoding CRISPR-associated endonuclease Cas2, with product MSEAKFMRIIVFFDLPVITAAKRKAANQFRQFLLKDGYQMLQLSVYSRIVKGRDSLQKHHNRLCANLPQEGSIRCLEITEKQYAAMKLLLGELKTQEKKVNSDQLLLF from the coding sequence ATGAGTGAGGCCAAATTTATGAGGATTATCGTCTTCTTCGACCTACCGGTTATCACGGCGGCAAAGCGCAAAGCCGCCAATCAATTCCGCCAGTTTTTATTAAAAGACGGATACCAAATGCTGCAACTTTCCGTATACAGCCGTATCGTCAAAGGCCGCGATTCGTTGCAAAAACACCACAACAGACTGTGTGCAAACCTTCCGCAAGAAGGCTCAATCCGCTGTTTGGAGATAACAGAAAAGCAATATGCCGCCATGAAACTGCTGTTGGGCGAGCTGAAAACCCAAGAAAAAAAGGTCAATTCAGACCAATTATTGTTATTTTAA
- a CDS encoding HAD-IA family hydrolase, producing the protein MGFGCREGKEFCKGLSLPEIIRDLLEMPSETAIADITRTYSAHYLNPNNRNMTLFPDALPCLDKLKAQGYWLAVATGKGRAGLDNAISQTATGGYWLATACAGEYPSKPSPEMVFGICGELGLDPKEALVVGDTAHDLHMAANAGAAAVGVATGAHSREQLLSAPHLAVLDGLSELPGFLAQHYA; encoded by the coding sequence TTGGGTTTCGGCTGTCGGGAGGGAAAGGAATTTTGCAAAGGTCTCAGCCTGCCCGAAATCATCCGCGACCTGCTCGAAATGCCGTCTGAAACCGCCATTGCCGACATCACACGCACTTATTCCGCACATTACCTCAATCCCAACAACCGCAATATGACGCTCTTTCCCGATGCCCTGCCCTGTCTGGACAAGCTCAAAGCACAAGGATACTGGCTTGCCGTCGCCACGGGCAAAGGGCGGGCGGGTTTGGACAACGCCATCAGTCAAACCGCCACCGGCGGCTATTGGCTCGCCACCGCCTGCGCGGGGGAATATCCCTCCAAACCCTCGCCCGAAATGGTATTCGGAATCTGCGGCGAACTGGGACTCGACCCGAAAGAGGCATTGGTCGTCGGCGATACGGCGCACGACCTGCATATGGCGGCAAACGCAGGCGCGGCGGCAGTCGGCGTGGCCACCGGCGCACATTCGCGCGAACAGCTCCTTAGCGCACCGCATCTCGCCGTATTGGACGGTTTGTCCGAACTGCCCGGTTTTCTTGCACAACATTACGCCTGA
- the ispH gene encoding 4-hydroxy-3-methylbut-2-enyl diphosphate reductase: MNEKTIILANPRGFCAGVDRAISIVERALEEFGAPIYVRHEVVHNKFVVDNLREKGAVFIEDLAEVPPGATLVYSAHGVSKAVRQEAAERGFRVFDATCPLVTKVHKEVARLDAQDCEIIMIGHKGHVEVEGTMGQLAPGKMLLVETVGDVAKLEVRNPDKLAYVSQTTLSVDETKDIIAALNARFPNIRNPHKEDICYATTNRQTAVKELAEQCDIVIVVGSPNSSNSNRLREVAASRGIDAYMVDNAGYLQRAWFEGKNKVGVTAGASAPEVLVREVLATIRGWGHETVREGEGAEESIVFVLPKELRREGETKPDLCKR, from the coding sequence ATGAACGAGAAAACCATCATCCTTGCCAATCCGCGCGGCTTCTGCGCTGGTGTGGATCGGGCAATCAGTATTGTCGAACGTGCTTTGGAAGAGTTCGGCGCGCCGATTTATGTGCGCCACGAAGTCGTTCACAACAAATTCGTCGTGGACAACCTGCGTGAAAAAGGTGCGGTGTTTATTGAAGACTTGGCGGAAGTGCCGCCGGGCGCGACACTGGTTTATTCGGCACACGGCGTATCGAAGGCGGTGCGGCAAGAAGCGGCGGAGCGCGGTTTCCGCGTGTTTGATGCGACTTGCCCGCTGGTGACGAAAGTGCATAAGGAAGTCGCCCGACTGGATGCCCAAGACTGTGAAATCATCATGATCGGGCATAAGGGGCACGTCGAGGTCGAAGGAACGATGGGGCAGCTTGCGCCGGGCAAAATGCTTTTGGTCGAAACGGTCGGAGATGTGGCAAAACTCGAAGTCAGAAACCCCGACAAACTCGCCTATGTCAGCCAAACCACGCTCTCGGTCGATGAAACCAAAGACATCATCGCCGCGCTGAACGCGCGTTTCCCCAATATCCGCAATCCGCACAAGGAAGATATCTGCTATGCGACGACCAACCGGCAAACCGCCGTCAAAGAGTTGGCAGAACAGTGCGACATCGTGATTGTGGTCGGTTCGCCCAATTCGTCCAACAGCAACCGCTTGCGCGAAGTGGCGGCATCGCGCGGAATCGATGCGTATATGGTGGATAATGCAGGCTACCTGCAACGCGCATGGTTTGAGGGCAAAAACAAAGTCGGCGTAACGGCAGGCGCGTCCGCGCCCGAAGTGTTGGTGCGGGAAGTACTGGCAACCATACGCGGATGGGGGCACGAAACCGTACGCGAAGGCGAGGGTGCGGAAGAAAGCATTGTGTTCGTCCTGCCCAAAGAGTTGCGCCGCGAGGGCGAAACCAAACCCGATTTGTGCAAACGTTGA
- the lspA gene encoding signal peptidase II, translated as MVLFYRLLKNMSSSVSSKTRYWVLALAAIVLDQWSKWAVLSSFQYRERVNVIPSFFDLTLVYNPGAAFSFLADQGGWQKYFFLVLAVAVSAYLVRAILRDEFATLGKTGAAMIIGGALGNVIDRLIHGHVVDFLLFYWQNWFYPAFNIADSFICVGAVLAVLDNIVHRKTQEEKY; from the coding sequence ATGGTACTCTTTTACCGGCTGTTGAAAAATATGTCTTCATCTGTTTCAAGTAAAACGCGCTATTGGGTATTGGCACTTGCCGCCATCGTGCTGGACCAGTGGTCGAAGTGGGCGGTGCTGTCGTCGTTTCAGTATCGGGAACGCGTCAATGTCATTCCTTCCTTTTTCGATCTGACGCTGGTGTACAACCCGGGTGCGGCGTTCAGCTTCCTTGCCGATCAGGGCGGCTGGCAAAAATACTTTTTTTTGGTGCTGGCGGTGGCGGTGAGCGCGTATTTGGTACGCGCCATCTTGCGCGATGAGTTTGCAACCCTCGGCAAAACGGGTGCGGCAATGATTATCGGCGGTGCGTTAGGCAATGTCATCGACCGCCTGATACACGGTCATGTCGTCGATTTCTTATTGTTTTATTGGCAAAATTGGTTTTATCCCGCCTTTAATATTGCCGACAGCTTTATCTGCGTCGGTGCGGTGTTGGCGGTGTTGGACAACATCGTCCACCGTAAAACCCAAGAAGAAAAATATTGA